The following proteins are encoded in a genomic region of Sander lucioperca isolate FBNREF2018 chromosome 23, SLUC_FBN_1.2, whole genome shotgun sequence:
- the LOC116055784 gene encoding uncharacterized protein LOC116055784, with amino-acid sequence MGTYVSFTHLCPHCNYSRQWQSQPVVGSTPVGNLHLSAATYFTGASFIQLEKICKAMNLQIFQYDTFRRHARSFLEPAIIHKWKMDQQHLFQKLLHGGKIGVSGDMRADSPGHSAQYGSYTLMHLDSNCIIDLQLVQSNEVGGSYHMEKEGLKRCLDLLDSNGLEVDYIVTDRHPQIQKYLRERSITHFYDVWHFEKGLSKKLDKVAQNKDCGVLKKWLRSIKNHVYWSATSSTSGPEKVAKWTSIVNHIQNVHLHENPLFPKCQHPDRVSRDPSKWFKPGM; translated from the exons ATGGGAACGTATGTGTCATTCACACACCTCTGCCCACACTGCAACTATTCAAGACAGTGGCAGAGTCAGCCTGTTGTAGGAAGTACCCCCGTCGGCAACCTACACCTGTCAGCGGCAACGTATTTCACCGGTGCATCCTTCATCCAACTGGAAAAG ATATGCAAGGCCATGAATCTTCAGATTTTCCAGTATGACACCTTCAGGAGGCATGCTAGGAGTTTTCTGGAGCCAGCCATAATCCACAAATGGAAGATGGATCAGCAACATCTTTTTCAAAAGTTACTGCATGGAGGAAAGATTGGAGTCAGTGGAGATATGCGAGCTGACTCCCCAG GGCACTCAGCACAGTATGGGAGCTACACGCTGATGCACCTAGACAGTAACTGCATTATTGACCTTCAGCTTGTTCAG AGCAATGAAGTAGGTGGTAGTTACCACATGGAGAAGGAGGGCCTTAAACGCTGCCTGGATCTACTGGATTCAAACGGTTTGGAGGTGGACTACATTGTCACCGACCGTCATCCACAGATCCAGAAGTATCTGAGGGAGCGCAGCATCACCCACTTCTATGATGTGTGGCACTTTGAAAAAG GTTTGTCAAAGAAACTTGACAAAGTTGCGCAAAACAAGGACTGCGGGGTGCTGAAGAAGTGGCTGCGTAGCATTAAAAACCACGTCTACTGGAGTGCAACATCGTCAACATCAGGGCCAGAGAAGGTAGCCAAGTGGACGTCGATTGTCAACCACATCCAGAACGTGCACTTGCATGAAAACCCTCTTTTCCCTAAGTGCCAACATCCTGATAGAGTGTCAAGGGATCCAAGTAAATGGTTTAAACCAGGTATGTaa